One region of Vibrio pelagius genomic DNA includes:
- a CDS encoding DUF3624 domain-containing protein produces the protein MTCKHCNKSEKIRDKLGRCQRCMNQLMVLSLLSWGAWWLFFSDQPKSINAIALLMAASAFSGLLMIHWIMKWLILPRRSKRKRSSAR, from the coding sequence ATGACATGTAAGCACTGCAATAAAAGCGAAAAAATCCGTGATAAGCTCGGGCGATGTCAACGCTGCATGAACCAACTTATGGTGTTATCGCTTCTGAGTTGGGGAGCTTGGTGGCTGTTTTTCTCAGACCAACCTAAGAGCATAAATGCAATTGCACTTTTAATGGCCGCTAGCGCTTTTAGTGGTTTACTGATGATCCACTGGATCATGAAGTGGTTGATCTTACCGAGAAGAAGCAAGCGAAAAAGATCGTCGGCAAGATAA
- the aroK gene encoding shikimate kinase AroK has product MAEKRNIFLVGPMGAGKSTIGRHLASQLHMEFLDSDTVIEERTGADIAWVFDVEGEEGFRKREESVINDLTEEQGIVLATGGGSVMSKENRNRLSARGIVVYLETTIEKQLARTNRDKKRPLLQTDNPRDVLEDLAMTRNALYEEVADYTVRTDDQSAKVVANQIVKMLEER; this is encoded by the coding sequence ATGGCTGAGAAACGCAATATTTTTCTTGTTGGCCCAATGGGTGCCGGCAAAAGTACAATTGGTAGACACCTAGCTTCCCAACTGCACATGGAGTTTCTGGACTCTGATACTGTAATCGAAGAGCGCACTGGCGCAGACATCGCTTGGGTATTTGATGTAGAAGGTGAAGAAGGTTTCCGTAAACGCGAAGAATCTGTAATCAACGATCTGACAGAAGAGCAAGGTATTGTTCTTGCGACAGGCGGTGGTTCAGTAATGAGCAAAGAAAATCGCAACCGTCTATCTGCACGAGGTATTGTTGTTTACCTTGAAACAACAATTGAAAAGCAACTTGCGCGCACAAACCGCGACAAGAAGCGCCCTCTACTTCAAACGGATAACCCGCGTGATGTGCTAGAAGATCTAGCAATGACTCGCAACGCACTCTACGAAGAAGTGGCGGACTACACAGTTCGTACTGACGATCAAAGTGCAAAAGTGGTAGCCAACCAGATCGTAAAAATGCTAGAAGAACGTTAA
- the pilM gene encoding type IV pilus assembly protein PilM, which yields MGSSLVTGIDINNHSIKAVVLKPVGELYALVGYKELPITDDIFTDNHTLEYQKTVKKLKELRRGLPFGCRHAAISVPDNTVISKVLQIESDLEDREKEFSIYQTFAHQSPFPIEELSLDFIKLDDERFGKGLTTSYQVYATRREVVESRSLALSKAGFQPIVVDTQAHGLLNIWQLATRLYPQKQNWMLVDIGVTQTSLGLISQSGVPFFKDIAFGTQTVNQSDSRSELTISFGSVEQNQTFTISLIEKLKRQLQLYASINSMHSLKGIWLTGEGAETPLLAEHLERHFQIPCESLNPLALFENRASNKRYKSMDRHAFGIAAGIAVSGVKWQGVKHVASN from the coding sequence ATGGGTTCGTCATTAGTTACAGGTATAGATATAAACAATCACAGCATAAAAGCGGTGGTTTTAAAGCCCGTTGGAGAGTTATATGCCTTAGTGGGGTACAAAGAACTGCCTATTACGGACGACATTTTCACAGATAACCACACCTTGGAGTATCAGAAAACTGTAAAGAAACTCAAAGAACTTAGGAGAGGCTTACCATTTGGCTGTCGTCATGCCGCTATCTCTGTCCCAGATAATACCGTGATTAGCAAAGTCTTGCAGATAGAAAGTGACCTAGAAGACCGAGAAAAAGAGTTTTCTATCTACCAAACTTTTGCCCACCAATCACCCTTTCCGATTGAAGAGCTGAGCTTGGATTTCATAAAACTGGACGATGAGCGATTTGGTAAAGGCTTAACCACTAGCTATCAAGTCTACGCGACGCGTAGAGAGGTAGTGGAGAGTCGCTCTTTAGCCTTATCTAAGGCAGGGTTTCAACCCATCGTTGTCGATACCCAAGCTCATGGTTTACTTAACATTTGGCAGTTGGCTACTCGACTTTATCCTCAGAAGCAGAACTGGATGTTGGTCGATATAGGGGTGACGCAAACATCATTAGGGCTGATTTCTCAAAGCGGAGTGCCTTTTTTTAAAGATATCGCCTTCGGTACGCAAACCGTCAATCAAAGTGACTCTCGTAGTGAGTTGACGATTAGCTTTGGCTCAGTTGAACAGAATCAAACTTTTACGATCAGTTTAATTGAGAAACTCAAACGGCAGTTGCAGCTTTATGCCTCAATCAATTCAATGCACTCACTGAAAGGCATTTGGTTGACAGGTGAGGGGGCGGAAACTCCGTTATTGGCTGAGCATTTGGAGCGACATTTTCAGATCCCTTGTGAGTCACTCAACCCTTTGGCGCTATTTGAAAATAGAGCCTCTAATAAACGCTATAAGAGCATGGACCGTCACGCTTTTGGCATCGCGGCTGGTATTGCAGTCAGTGGGGTGAAGTGGCAAGGAGTGAAACATGTTGCATCAAATTAA
- a CDS encoding IS3 family transposase (programmed frameshift), protein MKSITRRTQCDYSLAFKLDVVDQVERGELTYKQAQDKYGIQGCSTVLVWLRKHGRLDWSGGTPRFMKKGLPMSEFNSPPTPEQRIKELEKKLEDTKLRADFFEEVVKVMERDHGVRVVKKHKGGVVQEQNIAQLTVTRFCQIINISRQAYYKQCLIDDRNRQRDKALLSFVRETRIKQARIGTRKLKYMMEKAGMKVGRDYLFSLLKHHRLLVKVKRAYHRTTDSHHRFYCHPNKIKDGFKPERPEQLWVADITYLPTYEGNSYVSLITDAYSRKIVGYSVDDNMQTKAVKQAFIRALRERRNQESLIHHSDRGSQYCSKEYQDLHSRHKIVCSMTDGYDCYQNALAERVNGILKMEYLLKKPKDVAQARKMVAESVEIYNQMRPHTALKYKTPDEVHRAF, encoded by the exons ATGAAATCAATAACTAGACGAACTCAATGTGATTACTCCCTCGCTTTTAAATTGGATGTTGTTGATCAAGTCGAGCGAGGTGAACTGACTTACAAACAAGCACAAGACAAGTACGGCATACAAGGTTGTTCTACAGTATTAGTGTGGCTCCGAAAGCACGGTCGACTTGATTGGTCTGGGGGCACACCTCGATTCATGAAGAAAGGTTTACCTATGTCTGAATTCAATTCACCACCTACACCAGAGCAACGTATCAAAGAGTTAGAAAAGAAACTCGAGGATACCAAACTGAGGGCCGACTTCTTTGAAGAAGTAGTAAAAGTTATGGAACGAGACCATGGTGTCCGCGTCGTAAAAAAGCACAAAGGTG GCGTCGTCCAAGAGCAAAACATAGCTCAGCTCACGGTGACTAGATTTTGCCAAATCATCAATATATCTAGGCAAGCATATTATAAACAGTGTCTTATTGACGATCGTAACAGGCAGCGTGACAAAGCTCTTCTGAGCTTTGTTCGTGAAACTCGCATCAAACAGGCTCGAATAGGAACGAGAAAGCTTAAGTACATGATGGAAAAAGCTGGAATGAAAGTAGGTCGGGATTATCTATTTTCTCTGCTTAAACATCATCGGCTGCTTGTGAAGGTTAAACGTGCTTACCATCGAACAACGGATAGCCATCATAGGTTTTACTGCCACCCAAATAAAATAAAGGATGGCTTTAAGCCCGAAAGACCGGAACAGTTGTGGGTTGCTGATATTACTTACCTTCCAACCTATGAGGGAAACAGTTACGTCAGTCTTATCACTGATGCCTATTCCAGAAAGATCGTCGGATACAGCGTGGATGACAACATGCAGACGAAGGCCGTAAAACAAGCTTTTATAAGAGCTTTGAGAGAACGTCGAAATCAGGAAAGCTTAATCCATCACTCAGATAGAGGCTCACAGTACTGTTCAAAGGAGTACCAAGACTTACACTCTAGGCACAAGATCGTGTGTTCCATGACTGATGGATATGACTGCTATCAAAATGCCTTGGCAGAGAGAGTAAATGGTATTTTGAAAATGGAATACTTGTTGAAGAAACCTAAAGATGTTGCTCAGGCGAGAAAAATGGTCGCCGAGTCAGTAGAAATCTATAATCAGATGAGGCCACATACGGCCTTAAAATACAAAACGCCCGATGAAGTACATCGAGCGTTTTGA
- a CDS encoding PilN domain-containing protein, with the protein MLHQINLLPWRDELRAQHKKRFIQLVILGILIAVMGQWAIGYYFQQEKARQQARLNYLDQYIDQLDKQIRALKVAEREHKAILTRLDVVESLQSGRNKTIHFMNLMPELIPEGVYVDKIKMNGQEIEMSGISDSTARLATMLDNLERSPLLENVEMHSIVHNRKRFNKEFQTFKVSFDFVSPAVEQTQVLNREQGGSHG; encoded by the coding sequence ATGTTGCATCAAATTAACCTCCTTCCCTGGCGTGATGAGTTGAGAGCACAGCACAAGAAACGCTTCATTCAACTGGTGATCTTAGGCATCTTGATAGCGGTGATGGGGCAGTGGGCTATCGGCTATTACTTCCAACAAGAGAAAGCACGTCAGCAAGCGCGTCTTAATTATCTTGATCAATATATCGACCAGCTTGATAAACAGATTCGAGCTTTGAAAGTGGCAGAGCGTGAGCACAAAGCGATTTTAACGCGCCTAGATGTCGTTGAGTCACTTCAGTCTGGACGCAACAAAACCATCCACTTTATGAATCTGATGCCTGAACTTATTCCTGAAGGGGTGTACGTCGATAAGATAAAAATGAACGGACAAGAGATAGAGATGTCGGGTATCAGTGATAGCACAGCACGGCTTGCCACCATGCTCGATAACTTAGAGCGCTCTCCTTTACTTGAGAACGTCGAAATGCACTCCATTGTGCACAATCGCAAACGTTTCAATAAAGAATTTCAAACCTTTAAAGTCTCATTTGACTTTGTCTCTCCTGCTGTAGAACAGACGCAAGTACTGAACAGAGAACAAGGGGGATCGCATGGTTAA
- a CDS encoding RidA family protein: protein MIERQETKQRMSRIVKHNGTIYLCGQVCADATQGIKEQTQTMLDKVETLLEQAGSDKEHMLSATIYLKTMDDFQEMNAVWDAWVPEGHAPARACVTADMAREALLVEISVIAAEKNSSC from the coding sequence ATGATTGAACGTCAAGAAACAAAACAACGTATGAGTCGCATCGTAAAGCACAACGGTACGATTTATCTATGTGGTCAAGTGTGTGCTGATGCAACACAGGGCATCAAAGAGCAAACTCAGACCATGCTAGACAAGGTAGAAACGCTACTTGAGCAAGCTGGCAGTGACAAAGAGCACATGCTATCAGCAACGATTTATTTGAAAACAATGGATGACTTTCAAGAGATGAACGCAGTATGGGACGCATGGGTTCCAGAAGGTCACGCACCAGCTCGAGCATGTGTAACGGCTGATATGGCTCGTGAAGCGCTATTGGTTGAGATCTCTGTGATTGCCGCAGAGAAGAACAGCAGCTGCTAA
- the oxyR gene encoding DNA-binding transcriptional regulator OxyR, translating into MNIRDFEYLVALAEHKHFRKAAEACFVSQPTLSGQIRKLEEEIGLQLTERSPRKVIFTESGLQLVEQAKRILNEVKTFKDMASGHGDAMTGPMHIGFIPTVGPYILPKIVPHLKEQFPELELFLHEAQTHQLVSQLEDGKLDCLVLAAVDETAAFKEIDVYDEPLSVAVPCDHEWAEQDSVDMLQLNGKTVLALGDGHCLRDQALGFCFAAGARDDERFKATSLETLRNMVAAGAGITLLPELSLPAEKKKDGVCYVPAVNPTPSRRIVVAYRPGSPLRGRFEQLAEAIRSQLAK; encoded by the coding sequence ATGAACATTCGTGACTTTGAATACTTGGTGGCTTTAGCCGAGCATAAACATTTTCGAAAAGCCGCAGAGGCGTGCTTTGTCAGTCAGCCTACTTTGAGCGGCCAGATCCGTAAGCTTGAAGAAGAGATCGGATTACAACTGACTGAACGTAGCCCAAGGAAGGTGATTTTTACTGAGTCTGGCTTGCAGTTAGTGGAGCAGGCGAAGCGTATCTTGAATGAGGTGAAGACCTTTAAAGATATGGCGAGTGGTCATGGTGATGCGATGACAGGGCCTATGCACATCGGCTTCATTCCGACGGTAGGTCCATACATTTTGCCTAAAATAGTTCCTCACTTGAAAGAGCAGTTTCCAGAGCTCGAGTTGTTTCTTCATGAAGCACAAACTCACCAACTTGTGAGCCAATTAGAAGATGGTAAGCTCGATTGTCTGGTGTTAGCTGCAGTCGATGAAACCGCTGCTTTTAAAGAGATCGATGTTTACGATGAACCATTGAGTGTTGCGGTTCCATGTGATCATGAATGGGCGGAACAAGATAGCGTAGATATGCTTCAGCTTAATGGAAAAACCGTGCTCGCACTAGGTGATGGCCACTGTCTGCGTGACCAAGCATTGGGTTTCTGTTTCGCAGCAGGCGCAAGAGACGATGAGCGCTTTAAAGCGACGAGCTTAGAGACTCTACGTAACATGGTAGCGGCAGGTGCGGGAATCACACTGCTGCCTGAACTTTCGTTGCCAGCTGAGAAGAAAAAGGATGGGGTGTGTTACGTACCAGCAGTCAACCCAACGCCTTCTCGTCGCATTGTTGTGGCATACCGACCGGGATCACCACTGCGAGGTCGATTCGAACAGCTCGCAGAGGCCATTCGCTCACAACTGGCAAAATAG
- a CDS encoding glutathione peroxidase, producing MFASKEGQSIPQVTFPTRQGDAWVNVTTEELFKDKTVIVFSLPGAFTPTCSSSHLPRYNELYSVFKDHGVDDILCVSVNDTFVMNAWKADQEAENITFIPDGNGDFTDGMGMLVEKNDIGFGKRSWRYSMLVKNGVVEKMFIEEDVPGDPFKVSDADTMLNYIAPEHKEQQSITVFTKPGCPFCMKAKQNLIDKGLNYEEVVLGKDATTVSLRAISGRSTVPQVFIGGKHIGGSEELEAFLG from the coding sequence ATGTTTGCATCTAAAGAAGGTCAATCAATTCCTCAAGTAACATTCCCTACTCGTCAAGGTGATGCCTGGGTAAACGTTACAACAGAAGAGCTATTCAAAGACAAAACGGTTATCGTATTCAGCTTACCGGGCGCGTTTACGCCAACCTGCTCTTCAAGCCACTTGCCTCGATACAACGAACTTTACTCGGTGTTTAAAGATCATGGCGTTGATGACATTCTATGTGTTTCAGTCAATGACACTTTCGTAATGAACGCTTGGAAAGCAGACCAAGAAGCGGAAAACATCACCTTCATCCCAGACGGCAACGGTGACTTCACAGACGGTATGGGCATGCTGGTTGAGAAGAACGACATTGGTTTTGGTAAACGTTCATGGCGCTACAGCATGCTGGTTAAAAACGGCGTGGTAGAGAAGATGTTCATCGAAGAAGACGTACCAGGCGACCCGTTCAAGGTTTCTGATGCGGACACTATGCTGAACTACATTGCGCCAGAGCACAAAGAACAACAGTCAATCACTGTATTCACAAAGCCAGGATGCCCATTTTGCATGAAAGCAAAACAGAACCTTATCGACAAGGGTTTAAACTACGAAGAAGTGGTGCTCGGTAAAGATGCAACAACAGTCAGCCTTCGTGCTATCTCTGGTCGCTCTACGGTTCCTCAAGTATTCATCGGTGGTAAGCACATCGGTGGTAGCGAAGAGCTAGAAGCTTTCCTAGGTTAA
- a CDS encoding pilus assembly protein PilP, whose translation MSLVRVLLVLLIFSTVVGCKANQDSLEEFVVQVEARARKDVEQLSPASEFIAAKYQQRAHRPPFELPKEALVLTQPKAKKDCWQPTRRSRTGKLEKYPLEQLRLKGVIGSGSQISGLIQTPKGNVVKVHKGQFIGLNSGRIAKVTSQYVLINETLPDGLGCWHRRNVRLALK comes from the coding sequence ATGAGTCTCGTTAGAGTGCTGCTAGTACTGCTGATTTTTTCTACGGTCGTCGGGTGTAAAGCGAACCAAGACTCTTTAGAGGAGTTTGTTGTACAGGTAGAGGCAAGAGCACGCAAAGACGTCGAGCAGCTAAGTCCTGCTTCCGAGTTCATTGCCGCGAAATATCAGCAAAGGGCGCATCGTCCACCCTTTGAACTGCCCAAAGAGGCGCTCGTACTGACTCAGCCCAAAGCGAAAAAAGATTGTTGGCAGCCAACTCGACGCAGTCGTACGGGCAAGTTAGAGAAATATCCGCTGGAACAGTTACGGCTCAAGGGAGTAATCGGCAGCGGCAGTCAAATCTCTGGGCTTATTCAAACTCCCAAAGGAAACGTCGTTAAGGTGCATAAAGGCCAATTTATCGGCTTGAACAGTGGGCGCATTGCGAAAGTCACCAGTCAGTACGTATTGATTAATGAAACCCTTCCAGATGGTCTAGGTTGTTGGCATCGACGCAATGTCCGCTTAGCTCTCAAATAA
- a CDS encoding penicillin-binding protein 1A has protein sequence MKFIKRLFIFTLVCMILGVSTIFGFYYYVKPELPDVATLRDVELQTPMQVFSQDGKLISQFGEKRRNPVSYDEIPRHLVEALIATEDSRFYDHPGIDPIGITRAAIVVAMSGSAKQGASTITQQLARNFFLSNEKKIMRKIKEIFIAIHIEQLLSKEEIMELYVNKIFLGHRSYGFGAAARVYFGKDLQDLTLSEIATLAGMPKAPSTMNPIYSLERATNRRNVVLSRMLDEKYITQEEYDEARAEELVSKYHGAEIELSAPYVAEVARAWMVEHYGEDAYTSGMKVYTTVDSTLQDAANRAAITNLLNYDERHGYRGAEQVLWQTEQAAWDQAQIVKHLKSQPTYGDLTPAVVTKVDTQSAHVWVKNQGEGVIEWQGMNWARKFLTDNRQGPAPSSAQEILAVGEQIWVRNETISGKEATTEEGEETSETENIAPTHWRLSQVPNANTAFVAMNPDNGAVLSMVGGFNFVHSKFNRATQSIRQVGSGIKPFIYSAAIDKGLTLASLINDAPINQWDKSQGTAWRPKNSPPTYVGPTRLRIGLAQSKNVMAVRVLREVGLDDTRNYLTRFGFDIDEVPRSETIALGAGSLTPMKVAQGYSVFANGGYYVEPFYISRVESPFGDVEFEASPKVVCHEDCETNLEADPIADEFAEQDVDTETQYAPQVISEQTAFLVREMMYSNIWGGGNWREGTGWNGTGWRAQPLKRRDIGGKTGTTNDSKDTWYSGYGPGVVATVWVGFDNHNRNLGRTKNNSNLDKNPITGAEAGAKTAQPAWVDFMDLALKDVPEHRKDIPEDIVRVRIDRDTGLLTNKSDSSSMFEYFVKGTEPTEYIRERFNENIYSSSGEAEEELF, from the coding sequence GTGAAGTTCATAAAGCGATTATTCATATTTACATTGGTTTGCATGATTCTTGGAGTCAGTACAATTTTTGGTTTTTATTACTACGTAAAACCAGAATTGCCAGACGTCGCGACGCTACGTGATGTTGAGCTTCAAACGCCAATGCAAGTCTTCAGTCAAGACGGCAAATTGATCTCTCAATTTGGTGAAAAGCGACGTAACCCTGTCAGCTACGACGAAATTCCCCGTCACCTAGTTGAAGCACTTATCGCTACCGAAGATAGCCGCTTCTACGACCACCCAGGCATCGACCCAATTGGCATCACTCGTGCCGCAATTGTTGTTGCTATGTCAGGTTCAGCAAAGCAAGGGGCGAGTACTATTACCCAGCAGCTTGCGCGTAACTTCTTTTTATCTAACGAGAAAAAGATCATGCGTAAGATTAAAGAGATCTTCATTGCGATCCACATTGAACAACTATTAAGCAAAGAAGAGATCATGGAGCTGTACGTAAACAAGATCTTCTTAGGTCACCGCTCTTATGGCTTCGGTGCAGCTGCTCGTGTTTACTTTGGTAAAGATCTTCAGGATTTGACTCTAAGTGAAATCGCAACGTTGGCTGGTATGCCAAAAGCTCCATCAACGATGAACCCTATCTACTCACTAGAGCGTGCGACCAATCGCCGCAATGTGGTTTTAAGTCGAATGCTGGATGAGAAATACATCACTCAAGAAGAGTACGATGAAGCGCGCGCAGAAGAGCTAGTATCAAAATACCACGGTGCAGAGATTGAATTGAGTGCACCTTATGTCGCAGAAGTCGCTCGTGCTTGGATGGTTGAGCACTACGGTGAGGACGCTTATACATCGGGTATGAAGGTCTACACGACCGTTGATTCAACCTTGCAAGATGCGGCAAACCGCGCCGCTATCACGAACCTTCTTAACTATGACGAGCGACACGGCTATCGTGGTGCAGAACAAGTGTTGTGGCAAACCGAACAAGCAGCTTGGGATCAAGCGCAGATCGTTAAACACCTAAAATCTCAACCAACCTATGGTGATCTAACGCCAGCGGTCGTCACCAAAGTGGATACTCAAAGCGCACATGTTTGGGTTAAGAACCAAGGTGAAGGTGTAATTGAATGGCAAGGCATGAACTGGGCGCGCAAATTCCTAACAGATAACCGCCAAGGGCCTGCGCCATCAAGTGCACAAGAGATCTTGGCTGTTGGTGAGCAAATCTGGGTGCGCAACGAAACCATCTCAGGCAAAGAAGCAACAACTGAAGAGGGTGAAGAAACCAGCGAAACAGAAAATATTGCACCGACTCACTGGCGCTTAAGTCAAGTGCCAAATGCAAACACCGCGTTTGTTGCAATGAACCCAGACAATGGCGCTGTGCTGTCTATGGTGGGTGGTTTTAACTTTGTTCATAGCAAGTTTAACCGTGCAACCCAATCAATTCGTCAAGTAGGTTCAGGTATCAAGCCTTTCATCTACTCAGCAGCCATCGACAAAGGCTTAACGCTCGCATCGTTGATTAACGACGCACCGATCAACCAATGGGATAAGAGCCAAGGCACTGCGTGGCGTCCAAAGAACTCTCCACCAACCTATGTGGGACCAACGCGTCTTCGCATTGGTTTGGCACAATCGAAAAACGTAATGGCGGTACGTGTACTGCGTGAAGTGGGCTTAGATGACACACGTAACTACTTAACTCGCTTTGGTTTTGATATTGATGAGGTACCTCGTTCTGAAACCATCGCATTGGGTGCTGGTAGCTTAACTCCAATGAAGGTAGCACAAGGTTACTCGGTATTTGCCAATGGCGGTTACTACGTTGAACCTTTCTATATCAGTCGCGTTGAAAGCCCGTTTGGCGATGTAGAGTTTGAAGCATCACCAAAAGTGGTATGTCACGAAGACTGTGAAACGAACTTAGAAGCAGACCCAATCGCTGATGAGTTCGCTGAGCAAGATGTTGATACAGAAACGCAATATGCGCCGCAAGTCATCTCGGAACAAACTGCATTCCTCGTTCGTGAAATGATGTACAGCAATATCTGGGGTGGCGGTAACTGGCGTGAAGGTACGGGTTGGAACGGTACGGGTTGGCGTGCTCAACCGTTAAAACGTCGCGATATCGGTGGCAAAACCGGTACCACCAATGACTCCAAAGATACCTGGTATAGCGGTTATGGTCCGGGCGTTGTAGCAACGGTTTGGGTCGGTTTTGATAACCACAACCGCAACTTAGGTCGCACAAAAAACAACAGCAACCTAGATAAGAACCCAATCACGGGGGCAGAAGCCGGCGCTAAAACGGCTCAGCCAGCTTGGGTCGATTTTATGGACTTAGCCCTGAAAGATGTGCCAGAACATCGTAAAGATATCCCAGAAGATATTGTGCGTGTGCGTATCGATAGAGATACTGGTCTCCTAACGAACAAGTCAGATAGCTCTTCGATGTTTGAGTACTTCGTAAAAGGCACCGAACCTACCGAGTACATCAGAGAACGTTTTAATGAGAACATCTACTCATCATCGGGTGAAGCGGAAGAAGAGCTGTTTTAA
- a CDS encoding type 4a pilus biogenesis protein PilO, with translation MVNFQDLDVDEITEWPLLPQLLVVALLMLIVQGFGTWFYVLPLNDELDQMKQQEQTLKTTLRIKANKVATLPALQNQLDELTSRYDYLLEQLPVQKELASMLASVNELGLDNHLTFTRIDWGEKQNKAFLYRLPLNIELTGDYHDIGEFSAAIAKLPRIISFDDVTWQRVSQESSTLHFRVRAYTYQFKAEVKDESR, from the coding sequence ATGGTTAATTTTCAAGATCTCGATGTTGATGAAATTACGGAATGGCCGTTGCTGCCTCAGTTGTTGGTGGTTGCTTTACTGATGTTGATCGTTCAAGGCTTTGGGACTTGGTTTTATGTGCTGCCACTCAATGATGAGTTGGATCAGATGAAGCAGCAAGAGCAGACTTTAAAGACCACCCTTCGTATTAAAGCCAATAAAGTGGCGACTTTGCCCGCGCTTCAGAATCAACTCGATGAATTGACCAGTCGCTACGACTACTTGCTTGAACAACTGCCAGTTCAAAAAGAGTTGGCGAGCATGCTGGCCTCTGTGAATGAGCTCGGTTTAGACAATCATCTCACTTTTACTCGCATTGACTGGGGTGAAAAACAGAACAAGGCGTTTCTGTATCGATTGCCTTTGAATATTGAACTCACGGGTGACTACCACGATATCGGTGAATTTTCTGCGGCGATTGCCAAGTTGCCTCGCATCATTAGCTTTGATGACGTGACTTGGCAAAGAGTCAGTCAAGAGAGTAGTACTCTGCATTTTCGTGTTCGCGCATACACCTATCAATTTAAGGCGGAGGTGAAAGATGAGTCTCGTTAG